A stretch of Ipomoea triloba cultivar NCNSP0323 chromosome 13, ASM357664v1 DNA encodes these proteins:
- the LOC116000913 gene encoding large ribosomal RNA subunit accumulation protein YCED homolog 1, chloroplastic-like gives MLITVREVSSLSHCFAAFNTPRTNRNSLVCRASSVRVHGNPSLTHQSWNLAHLLNPITSFDNSVSQIKLHYNLFFIAQRRNSIFQKAPPRSLKFTVRNQWFALNKEEISSDFDWDELDQELEEEDEEEEEDEGSPWEGAVVYRRNPSVSHLEYCTTLERLGLGKLSTKVSKSRASVMGIRVTKDVKDYPEGTPVLVSLDVTTKKHKVVRLDGIIRTVITLDCNRCGEPAAETIFSNFSLLLSEEPIKEPNTLDMGTMFGSKNFEALEEDDDDSLIDIEDQLYFPLENKAIDISKNIRDLVHIEITLDATCDPQCKGLCLRCGTNLNIHSCKCLEQNMEAKGFSPLGGLRKKMQ, from the exons ATGTTGATAACGGTAAGAGAAGTTTCTTCTCTGTCTCACTGCTTCGCTGCCTTCAACACTCCAAGGACGAACCGAAACAGCCTCGTTTGCAGAGCCAGCAGCGTCCGTGTCCACGGAAATCCTTCTCTCACTCACCAATCATGGAATCTTGCTCACCTTCTTAATCCCATAACCAG CTTTGATAATTCAGTATCCCAAATCAAGCTACACTACAATCTTTTCTTTATTGCCCAGAGAAGAAATAGTATTTTCCAAAAAGCTCCACCCCGAAGCTTGAAGTTCACAGTTAGAAATCAGTGGTTTGCTCTGAATAAGGAGGAGATTTCTTCCGATTTTGATTGGGATGAACTAGACCAAGAactagaagaagaagacgaagaagaagaagaggatgagGGCTCACCGTGGGAAGGTGCTGTGGTTTACCGAAGAAACCCTTCGGTTTCGCACTTGGAGTACTGCACCACCCTAGAAAGGCTGGGCCTTGGGAAGCTTTCCACTAAGGTTTCTAAGTCTCGCGCTTCGGTGATGGGAATCAGGGTTACCAAAGACGTCAAGGATTACCCGGAAGGGACGCCGGTGCTGGTTTCACTCGATGTAACCACTAAGAAGCACAAGGTGGTCAGGCTCGATGGGATTATCCGAACAGTCATTACTCTTGATTGCAACAG GTGTGGTGAACCAGCTGCTGAAACTATTTTTTCTAACTTCTCACTCTTGCTGAGTGAAGAACCCATTAAGGAACCAAACACCCTGGACATGGGTACAATGTTTGGATCCAAGAATTTTGAAGCATTAGAGGAAGATGACGACGATTCTTTGATTGATATTGAAGATCAACTTTATTTTCCTTTGGAAAACAAAGCCATTGACATCTCAAAGAATATAAGAGACTTGGTGCACATAGAAATCACTCTTGATGCCACCTGTGATCCCCAATGCAAGGGTTTATGTTTGAGATGTGGTACAAATCTCAATATTCACAGCTGCAAGTGTCTTGAACAAAACATGGAGGCAAAAGGTTTTAGTCCTCTTGGTGGTCTGAGAAAGAAAATGCAATGA